Proteins co-encoded in one Quercus robur chromosome 8, dhQueRobu3.1, whole genome shotgun sequence genomic window:
- the LOC126697709 gene encoding protein yippee-like isoform X1, translating to MGRLFVVNLEGKIYSCRHCRTHLALCEDIASKSFHCRHGKAYLFNKVVNVSIGEKEERMMITGLHTVADIFCVGCGSIVGWTYETAHEKTQKYKEGKSVLERYKVSGPDGSNYWHSHGAHIGGSDADDA from the exons ATGGGGAGGTTGTTTGTGGTGAATCTTGAAGGGAAGATCTATAGCTGTAGGCATTGCCGCACCCATCTCGCACTTTGTGAAGACATCGCTTCCAAG TCTTTCCACTGCAGGCATGGGAAAGCTTATCTCTTCAATAAGGT AGTGAATGTCTCCATTGGTGAAAAAGAGGAGAGAATGATGATTACTGGCCTGCACACCGTAGCTGACATCTTTTGTGTTGGTTGTGGATCAATAGTAGGGTGGACATAT gaGACTGCCCATGAAAAGACCCAGAAGTACAAGGAAGGAAAATCTGTACTTGAGAG GTACAAGGTGTCCGGTCCTGATGGAAGCAATTACTGGCACAGTCATGGAGCACATATTGGTGGAAGTGATGCAGATGATGCTTGA
- the LOC126697709 gene encoding protein yippee-like isoform X2, with protein MGRLFVVNLEGKIYSCRHCRTHLALCEDIASKSFHCRHGKAYLFNKVVNVSIGEKEERMMITGLHTVADIFCVGCGSIVGWTYETAHEKTQKYKEGKSVLERVGIFVQVQGVRS; from the exons ATGGGGAGGTTGTTTGTGGTGAATCTTGAAGGGAAGATCTATAGCTGTAGGCATTGCCGCACCCATCTCGCACTTTGTGAAGACATCGCTTCCAAG TCTTTCCACTGCAGGCATGGGAAAGCTTATCTCTTCAATAAGGT AGTGAATGTCTCCATTGGTGAAAAAGAGGAGAGAATGATGATTACTGGCCTGCACACCGTAGCTGACATCTTTTGTGTTGGTTGTGGATCAATAGTAGGGTGGACATAT gaGACTGCCCATGAAAAGACCCAGAAGTACAAGGAAGGAAAATCTGTACTTGAGAG AGTTGGTATTTTCGTGCAGGTACAAGGTGTCCGGTCCTGA